A stretch of Borrelia turcica IST7 DNA encodes these proteins:
- a CDS encoding nicotinate phosphoribosyltransferase: MNNMSLFTDFYELSMMNAYFVKNINPKAKFEMFFRKTPFKNGYIILAGMQTLVNILKELHFKEEEIEYLETLKHFDKQFLKYLKTLKLNIKITSIKEGRIVFPYEPILIVEGNLIELLLIEGLILNIINFESLIATKTARIKEAGAQTLAEFGLRRAQGINGALSASKAAYIGGANFTSNVLAGYKYNIPVTGTMAHSWVMSFKSEEEAFWEYAKTYPNNVSLLIDTYDTLNSGLKNAIKVFKSLKTKENQNFSVRIDSGDLEYLSKKVRRELNENGLHEVKIIVSNELDEEIIMYLNSINAPIDFWGVGTHLVTAKGDPNLSGVYKLISIKQNGEFIPKMKMSNNIEKSTLPSTKGIARIYSNEQMIFDLIFLEEEQEEIRKMLSSKKKFTIYHPLQENMFKEIKTYENFEFLMDTSFEVNKINQISETSLEHLRHRVQNDLKQIDHTYKRIINPHIYKVSITENLRNLRNKLIKESKTI, translated from the coding sequence ATGAATAACATGTCCTTATTTACAGATTTTTATGAACTTTCAATGATGAATGCTTATTTTGTAAAAAACATCAATCCAAAAGCAAAATTCGAAATGTTTTTCAGAAAAACTCCATTTAAAAATGGATACATAATTCTAGCAGGAATGCAAACATTAGTTAACATTCTAAAAGAACTTCACTTTAAAGAAGAAGAAATTGAATACTTAGAAACACTAAAGCACTTTGATAAGCAATTTTTAAAATACTTAAAAACACTTAAGCTAAACATAAAAATAACCTCAATAAAAGAAGGAAGAATTGTTTTTCCTTATGAACCCATACTAATTGTTGAAGGAAACTTAATCGAACTTTTACTAATAGAAGGACTTATTTTAAACATCATAAATTTTGAAAGCCTCATTGCAACTAAAACAGCAAGGATTAAAGAAGCCGGCGCTCAAACTTTAGCTGAATTTGGCCTTAGACGAGCTCAAGGAATTAATGGCGCCCTCTCAGCAAGTAAAGCCGCCTACATAGGAGGTGCTAATTTTACAAGCAATGTTCTTGCAGGATATAAATATAACATTCCTGTTACTGGTACAATGGCTCACAGCTGGGTAATGAGTTTTAAAAGTGAAGAAGAAGCTTTTTGGGAATATGCAAAAACATATCCAAATAATGTGAGTCTGCTTATTGACACTTATGACACACTTAATAGTGGACTTAAGAATGCAATCAAAGTATTTAAATCCTTAAAGACAAAGGAAAACCAAAATTTCTCTGTCAGAATTGATAGTGGAGATCTTGAATACTTAAGCAAAAAGGTAAGAAGAGAACTTAATGAAAATGGATTACATGAAGTCAAAATAATTGTATCTAATGAACTTGATGAAGAGATTATTATGTACCTAAACTCAATTAATGCTCCCATTGATTTTTGGGGCGTAGGTACTCATTTAGTGACCGCAAAAGGAGACCCCAATCTCTCAGGAGTGTATAAATTGATATCAATTAAACAAAACGGTGAATTTATACCTAAAATGAAAATGTCAAATAATATCGAAAAATCAACACTTCCCTCTACGAAAGGAATTGCTAGAATATATTCTAATGAACAAATGATTTTTGACCTAATCTTTTTAGAAGAAGAACAAGAAGAAATAAGGAAAATGTTATCTTCTAAAAAAAAATTCACAATTTACCACCCCTTACAAGAAAATATGTTCAAAGAAATAAAAACATATGAAAACTTCGAATTTTTAATGGATACTAGCTTTGAAGTTAATAAAATTAATCAAATATCAGAAACAAGCCTAGAACATCTAAGACATAGAGTTCAAAATGATCTTAAGCAAATTGACCACACATATAAGAGGATAATAAATCCCCATATATATAAAGTAAGTATTACCGAAAACTTAAGAAACTTAAGAAATAAACTAATTAAAGAAAGCAAAACTATATAA
- the zwf gene encoding glucose-6-phosphate dehydrogenase codes for MMEKNVSDFDIVIFGVTGNLSRRKLIPSLFSLYKDGYISNFRVIGFSRREFTDEELRLYIKDSLWQEEETALVDNFLKFFVYLAGDFKEKEAYSRLFNLLGKTRERVYYLSTAPEFYGAIIENLKPYSLMDASSYSKIVLEKPFGNSLDTARCLNSLLYSVFKEDQIYRIDHYLGKETVQNIFTFRFGNSIFENIWNNRYVDFVQITVAEEVGIDGRFEYYDSVGALKDMFQNHILQLLSLVAMESPIGFNSDFIHDEKVKVLKSLKKFNKEEIENHIIKGQYVSSRVQGFLKKGYREEAEFLKTSNTETYLAMKVFINNWRWSGIPFYIRTGKALVRKFSEIYIQFKKPDFTLFNTTLNNMSNALIFRIQPRDGIEIKFNTKRPGYNYEMQEANMEFSYHSSFSKFFGESYERLLLDAFLGDRTLYARNDEIDSSWEFVSDILNKWGNVKNWDYFYGSEGPLQANMILEKGHFWRSM; via the coding sequence GTGATGGAAAAGAATGTATCTGATTTTGATATTGTAATATTTGGGGTTACAGGGAATTTATCAAGAAGGAAACTTATTCCTTCTCTTTTTAGTTTATATAAAGATGGTTATATTAGCAATTTTAGGGTTATTGGATTTTCACGTAGAGAATTTACTGATGAGGAATTGAGACTTTATATTAAAGATTCTTTGTGGCAAGAAGAGGAAACAGCTTTAGTAGATAATTTTTTGAAGTTTTTTGTTTATTTGGCAGGAGATTTTAAAGAAAAGGAAGCTTATTCTAGATTGTTTAATCTTTTGGGAAAAACAAGAGAGAGAGTGTATTATCTCTCTACTGCTCCTGAGTTTTATGGGGCAATAATTGAAAATTTAAAGCCATATTCATTAATGGATGCTAGTTCATATTCTAAAATCGTTCTTGAAAAGCCTTTTGGTAACAGTCTTGATACGGCTAGGTGTTTAAACTCACTTCTTTACTCTGTTTTTAAAGAAGATCAAATCTATAGAATAGACCATTATTTGGGCAAAGAAACGGTGCAAAATATTTTTACATTTAGATTTGGAAATTCTATTTTTGAGAATATTTGGAATAATCGTTATGTGGATTTTGTTCAGATAACAGTGGCTGAGGAAGTAGGTATTGATGGTAGATTTGAGTATTATGACTCTGTAGGTGCCTTAAAAGATATGTTCCAAAATCACATTTTGCAACTTTTAAGTCTTGTTGCAATGGAATCACCTATTGGATTTAATTCGGACTTTATTCATGATGAGAAGGTTAAGGTTTTAAAGAGCTTGAAGAAATTCAATAAAGAGGAAATAGAAAATCATATTATTAAAGGACAATATGTGAGTTCTCGAGTACAAGGTTTTTTGAAAAAAGGATATAGAGAAGAGGCGGAATTTTTAAAGACTTCAAATACTGAAACTTATTTGGCAATGAAAGTGTTTATTAATAACTGGCGTTGGTCTGGTATTCCATTTTATATTAGAACGGGAAAAGCCCTTGTAAGGAAATTTTCAGAAATATATATTCAGTTTAAAAAGCCCGATTTCACTCTTTTTAATACTACGTTAAATAATATGTCAAATGCTTTGATTTTTAGAATCCAACCAAGAGATGGAATTGAAATTAAGTTTAATACTAAGCGACCAGGATATAATTATGAGATGCAGGAAGCCAATATGGAATTTTCTTATCATTCTTCATTTAGTAAATTTTTTGGAGAATCTTATGAGCGTTTGCTTCTTGATGCTTTTTTAGGAGATAGAACCTTGTATGCTCGTAATGATGAGATTGATAGTTCTTGGGAATTTGTATCAGACATTCTTAATAAGTGGGGAAATGTTAAAAATTGGGATTATTTTTATGGGTCCGAGGGACCACTTCAGGCAAATATGATTTTAGAAAAGGGTCATTTTTGGCGCAGCATGTAA
- a CDS encoding Na+/H+ antiporter NhaC family protein: MKNVDIKVKPNFLGLLPFIVFVVIYLGTGVYLEFMGVEMAFYQLPASVAMFIASITGFLGFKGKFEDKIHSFVEGASQYDIILMCLIFLLAGAFSTLCKEIGSVEAVANIGLKYIGSRWIVSGIFLVTCFISFSAGTSVGAIVAIAPIAFEVASKSSVNLNLMAAAVMCGAVFGDNLSLISDTTIVSSRTQGSNIVDVFKASSVYAFPSAILTFFGFYFLSSDLSNVESLISSSVDLVKVVPYLLIIVLSLLGLNVFFVLFIGIVFVSVISIFYENLQFLYVMKKISEGFLGMGDLIFLSILTGGVSFIVIKNGGFKWILVKLKTLIRGRRSAEFAIASLASVVDIFLANNTIAILICGRVAKEISVKNKIPSYRSSSLLDMFSCIFQGFIPYGAQMIILIGFFDGLISPLGVISFLIYQLFLLLFVILSMVGLDIKRFSWSFSKN; encoded by the coding sequence ATGAAGAATGTTGACATTAAGGTTAAACCGAATTTTTTAGGGCTCTTGCCTTTTATTGTTTTTGTTGTAATTTATCTAGGAACTGGAGTTTATTTAGAATTTATGGGTGTAGAAATGGCTTTTTATCAGCTTCCTGCAAGTGTTGCAATGTTTATTGCATCTATTACGGGATTTTTGGGTTTTAAGGGGAAATTTGAAGATAAAATTCATAGTTTTGTTGAAGGTGCTTCTCAATATGACATTATTTTAATGTGTCTTATTTTTTTATTGGCAGGAGCTTTTTCTACTCTTTGTAAAGAAATAGGCAGTGTTGAGGCGGTTGCTAATATTGGACTTAAGTATATAGGTTCTAGGTGGATTGTTTCAGGGATATTTTTAGTTACTTGTTTTATTTCCTTTTCGGCAGGAACTTCTGTTGGAGCAATTGTAGCTATTGCGCCAATTGCTTTTGAGGTTGCAAGTAAGAGCAGTGTTAATTTAAATTTAATGGCCGCTGCTGTTATGTGTGGTGCTGTATTTGGAGATAATCTTTCCTTAATATCAGATACGACTATTGTTTCAAGTCGTACTCAGGGGAGTAACATTGTAGATGTTTTTAAGGCTAGTTCTGTTTATGCTTTCCCATCAGCTATACTTACTTTTTTTGGTTTTTATTTTCTTTCAAGTGATTTATCTAATGTTGAATCTTTGATTAGTAGTTCAGTAGATTTAGTTAAAGTAGTGCCTTATCTTCTTATTATTGTTTTATCCCTGTTAGGTTTAAATGTTTTTTTTGTTTTATTTATAGGTATTGTTTTTGTAAGTGTTATTAGTATTTTTTATGAAAATTTGCAGTTTTTGTATGTGATGAAAAAAATTAGTGAGGGATTTCTAGGCATGGGTGACTTAATTTTTCTCTCAATACTTACAGGTGGAGTTTCTTTTATTGTAATTAAAAATGGAGGATTTAAGTGGATTTTAGTTAAGCTTAAGACTTTAATACGAGGCAGACGTTCTGCAGAGTTTGCAATTGCATCACTTGCTTCTGTTGTTGATATTTTTCTAGCTAATAATACGATAGCTATTCTTATTTGTGGCAGAGTTGCAAAAGAAATATCTGTTAAGAATAAAATACCCTCCTATAGAAGTTCTTCTCTTTTGGATATGTTTTCTTGTATTTTTCAGGGCTTTATTCCATATGGTGCTCAAATGATTATTTTAATAGGATTTTTTGATGGGCTTATTTCTCCCTTAGGTGTTATATCATTTTTAATTTATCAGCTATTTTTGCTACTTTTTGTTATTTTATCTATGGTTGGTCTTGATATTAAAAGGTTTTCTTGGTCTTTTTCTAAGAATTGA
- a CDS encoding Na+/H+ antiporter NhaC family protein, with translation MDTTSCIKPNFLGLVPFLVFIVIYIGTGVVLEIQGVKMAFYQMPPVVAMLLGVVVAFLLFKGSFTDKINEFIKGCSQFDIIFISLIFMISGAFSSVCKEIGSIETVANIGLKYIPSNLLVAGIFLICLFLSTSTGSFMGTVVAITPIGLEIANKSGIPLPMVAGAVLGGGAFGDSMSLISDTTIIASRTQGVKIRDVFKSGAYFTIPAAVLATIAFAVVGSSVENIDVVGELGEISYLKVLPYLFVMTFAFLGVDVFLVLFLGILIAGSIGIFYGNLTLLSMAKNINEGLLDLSDMLILVIFTGGVSYMTIRHGGFEWVLNKLKRLARCKRSAEFTVTFLIIMVTGFLANSGLAILVNGAVTKGISEDNAVCPKRCAALLSVSSCAFIGALPYGMHMISVINLAKGTISPIDIISFLFYQAFLGIIIILSIAGFGLKNHILRFART, from the coding sequence ATGGATACTACTAGTTGTATAAAACCAAATTTTTTAGGACTTGTTCCCTTTCTTGTTTTTATTGTTATCTATATTGGAACGGGAGTAGTTTTAGAAATTCAAGGTGTTAAGATGGCTTTTTATCAGATGCCGCCAGTAGTTGCTATGTTGTTAGGTGTTGTTGTAGCGTTTCTTTTATTTAAGGGTTCATTTACAGATAAGATAAATGAATTTATTAAAGGATGTTCACAGTTTGATATTATATTTATTTCTTTAATATTTATGATTTCAGGTGCTTTTTCTTCTGTTTGTAAGGAGATAGGTAGTATTGAAACTGTAGCCAATATTGGACTTAAATATATACCTTCTAATTTATTGGTAGCAGGTATATTTTTAATATGCCTTTTTCTTTCTACTTCAACTGGTAGTTTTATGGGTACTGTTGTAGCTATTACTCCGATCGGACTTGAAATAGCAAATAAAAGTGGAATTCCATTGCCAATGGTTGCAGGTGCTGTGCTTGGAGGAGGTGCTTTTGGTGATAGTATGTCTTTAATATCAGATACAACTATTATTGCAAGTCGTACTCAGGGAGTTAAGATTAGAGATGTTTTTAAAAGTGGAGCCTATTTTACAATTCCTGCTGCTGTTTTAGCAACAATAGCTTTTGCTGTTGTAGGTTCATCTGTTGAAAATATTGATGTTGTAGGTGAGCTTGGTGAGATTAGTTATTTAAAGGTTCTTCCTTATCTTTTTGTTATGACTTTTGCGTTCTTAGGTGTAGATGTATTTTTAGTTTTATTTCTTGGAATATTGATTGCAGGTAGTATTGGTATTTTTTATGGTAATTTGACCTTGCTTTCAATGGCTAAAAATATTAATGAGGGCCTTTTGGATTTGAGCGATATGCTTATTCTTGTTATTTTTACAGGGGGAGTTTCTTACATGACTATTAGACATGGAGGCTTTGAGTGGGTTTTAAATAAGTTAAAGCGATTAGCTAGGTGCAAAAGGAGTGCTGAATTTACAGTTACTTTTCTAATAATTATGGTAACAGGATTTCTTGCAAATAGTGGTCTTGCTATTTTAGTTAATGGAGCTGTTACTAAGGGTATATCTGAGGACAATGCAGTGTGTCCTAAACGATGTGCGGCCTTGCTTTCGGTTTCTTCTTGTGCTTTCATTGGTGCTTTACCGTATGGCATGCACATGATAAGTGTAATAAATCTTGCAAAAGGGACTATATCTCCAATTGATATCATTTCATTTTTGTTTTATCAAGCATTTTTGGGCATTATTATTATTTTATCTATAGCTGGATTTGGTTTAAAGAATCATATTTTGCGTTTTGCTAGAACTTAA
- a CDS encoding ABC transporter substrate-binding protein, with product MLAILILIILSCSSGEEKDTLNILNWAEYIDEDLLAQFERENDIKINYEIFNNNEEMMAKFNNTKGYYDIIVPSEYLIGELASENRIEKIDHSKLPNVRDNLLEEFTNLEYDPGNTYSIPIFWGVMGILYNKTKVDIKDMNGFDILFNEKYSKEIAMLDSPKENIGVALKQLGYSFNEHDISKIKEAGEMLKKQNPLLVGYFSDIAAKSLILNGEASIQLTWSGEAQDAIIKGSNLDFYAPEDTNLWIDVMAIPSDAPHKELAYKFINFLYENEASYANFQETRYNSPNKNVLSRLKEEAKSNPEINLYLEEKFLPKDFSKLEVFKQVPRKVKEEQLKIYVELAS from the coding sequence ATATTAGCAATACTAATCTTAATAATTCTATCTTGTTCTTCTGGAGAGGAAAAAGATACTCTTAATATTCTCAATTGGGCAGAATATATTGATGAAGACTTATTGGCTCAATTTGAAAGAGAAAATGATATAAAAATAAATTATGAAATTTTTAATAATAATGAAGAAATGATGGCTAAATTTAACAATACAAAAGGTTATTATGACATAATAGTACCCTCAGAATACTTGATTGGTGAATTAGCAAGTGAAAATAGAATTGAAAAAATAGATCACTCAAAATTGCCAAATGTAAGAGATAATCTATTAGAAGAATTTACAAACTTAGAATATGACCCTGGCAATACTTATTCTATACCTATATTTTGGGGAGTAATGGGAATACTTTACAACAAAACAAAAGTTGATATAAAAGACATGAATGGATTTGATATATTATTTAATGAAAAATATAGCAAAGAAATTGCAATGTTAGACTCCCCAAAAGAAAACATTGGAGTTGCTCTTAAACAACTTGGTTATTCCTTTAATGAACATGACATATCTAAAATAAAAGAAGCTGGAGAGATGTTAAAAAAACAAAATCCCTTATTAGTAGGCTATTTCTCAGATATTGCTGCAAAATCACTCATACTCAATGGTGAAGCATCTATTCAACTAACATGGAGTGGAGAAGCACAAGATGCAATAATAAAAGGCTCAAATCTAGACTTTTATGCTCCTGAGGACACAAATCTTTGGATTGACGTAATGGCAATTCCATCAGATGCTCCTCATAAAGAACTTGCTTATAAATTTATTAACTTTCTTTATGAAAATGAAGCATCTTATGCAAACTTTCAAGAGACAAGATATAATTCGCCAAACAAAAATGTATTGAGTCGTTTAAAAGAAGAAGCAAAAAGTAACCCTGAAATAAACCTATACTTGGAAGAAAAATTTCTTCCAAAAGATTTTTCAAAATTAGAGGTATTTAAACAAGTACCTAGAAAAGTAAAAGAAGAACAACTGAAAATATACGTAGAATTAGCTTCATAA
- a CDS encoding ABC transporter permease, with protein MLNILKNTFLFFTFGFIYAPIIILVIYSFNAGDHGFFWQGFSLKWYKEVFASQQIKTVIYNTLTVAIISSLISVVIGVLGAYGIYKTKNKRIKTILLSINKIPIINPDIVTGISLMTFYSAIKIQLGFSTMLMSHIMFSTPYIVITILPKLYSLPENIIDAARDLGASESQIFKNIIFPEIIGSVATGGLIAFTLSVDDFLISFFTTGQGFNNLSILINSLTKRGIKPIINAISSMLFFVILILLFIINKFVGIKKLTTDTEI; from the coding sequence ATGCTAAATATACTAAAAAACACTTTTTTATTCTTTACATTTGGATTCATCTATGCACCCATAATAATTCTAGTAATTTACTCTTTCAACGCAGGCGATCATGGTTTTTTTTGGCAAGGATTTAGCTTAAAATGGTACAAAGAAGTTTTTGCATCACAGCAAATAAAAACCGTAATATATAATACTCTAACCGTAGCAATAATATCATCTTTAATATCTGTTGTAATTGGTGTTTTGGGAGCTTATGGCATTTATAAAACTAAAAATAAAAGAATCAAAACAATTTTGTTATCAATCAACAAAATACCAATAATTAACCCTGACATTGTAACAGGCATTAGTTTGATGACATTTTATTCAGCTATAAAAATACAACTAGGGTTCTCTACAATGTTAATGTCACACATCATGTTTTCAACACCCTACATAGTAATAACCATTCTACCCAAGCTATATTCACTTCCGGAAAATATTATTGATGCAGCCCGTGACCTTGGCGCATCAGAGAGTCAAATATTTAAAAACATAATATTTCCAGAAATAATTGGAAGCGTGGCAACAGGTGGGCTTATTGCATTTACATTATCCGTTGATGATTTTCTAATATCTTTTTTTACAACAGGACAAGGCTTTAACAATTTATCAATACTTATAAATTCCTTAACAAAAAGAGGAATAAAACCTATCATAAATGCAATTTCTTCTATGCTATTCTTTGTAATACTTATTCTTTTATTCATCATTAATAAATTTGTAGGAATTAAAAAATTAACAACAGACACAGAAATTTAG
- a CDS encoding ABC transporter permease, whose translation MNRITLILYTLFLSIFIIIPLLIIITLGFLNENNELTFANFNRLLEPSYLRIFSRSTKLALIATIFCILIGYPTAWFISISKKSTQNILIIMIILPMWINTLLRTYAWIRILGKNGIINNLLEVMGLGNIDLIYNEQAVIIGMVYNFLPFMVLPIYTGLLKIKPEYIEGAKDLGAKMWQILLYIKIPLTLSYLATGIIMVFIPSITVFIISDLLGGSKQILIGNLIEKQFLFVEDWHTGAAISFIVMIVILIFNLTILKLMQKNNVE comes from the coding sequence ATGAATAGAATAACATTAATTTTATATACTCTATTCTTATCCATATTCATTATAATCCCACTTCTAATAATAATAACCCTTGGATTCCTTAATGAGAATAATGAACTTACATTTGCAAATTTCAACAGACTGCTAGAACCAAGCTACCTAAGAATTTTCTCAAGAAGTACTAAGCTTGCATTAATTGCAACCATTTTTTGTATTCTAATTGGATACCCTACAGCATGGTTTATATCAATATCAAAAAAAAGCACTCAGAATATACTCATAATAATGATAATACTTCCTATGTGGATTAATACCCTACTTAGAACTTACGCTTGGATAAGAATATTAGGAAAAAATGGAATTATTAATAACTTGCTCGAAGTAATGGGACTAGGCAATATAGATTTAATCTACAATGAGCAAGCTGTAATAATCGGGATGGTATACAATTTTCTGCCCTTTATGGTCTTGCCAATATATACAGGACTTTTAAAAATCAAACCTGAATACATTGAAGGCGCAAAAGATCTTGGAGCAAAAATGTGGCAAATTTTGCTCTACATAAAGATACCATTAACATTATCTTATCTTGCTACAGGAATAATCATGGTATTTATTCCCTCAATTACAGTATTTATTATCTCAGATTTATTAGGTGGCTCTAAGCAAATTTTAATTGGAAATTTAATCGAAAAACAATTCTTATTTGTAGAAGACTGGCATACTGGAGCTGCTATTTCATTTATTGTAATGATAGTAATATTAATATTTAATCTCACAATACTTAAACTAATGCAAAAAAACAATGTGGAATAA